A stretch of DNA from Opisthocomus hoazin isolate bOpiHoa1 chromosome 15, bOpiHoa1.hap1, whole genome shotgun sequence:
AGCAAGTAAATTGCAGAATAAAAGTAACATTAATTGGCTTCCTAGCTACATGATTGTGTCACGAGATAACTTTTGTGTTTTGTCAGTTTGCTTTTGTACATATTGATTCCATAAACAAGACAACTCATCACAAGAGCAATAAATACTAGCCATTTTGTTAAGTGGAGTCTCCAGAAATACTTTTTAATGTATATCATCAATTCAAGCTCATTACACATTCCAGATAACGAAACCTATTTGCTGGAAGAACACTCATTACCCTAAAGAGAGTTAATGGCTTCAACGCGAATGGGAATTTCAACGCATCTTTTCAAACCCAGGTCCACCAACCACACTTTCCAAGTCTCATGAGCTACCAAAAGATCATTCCTCTTCCAcatcccccttccttccccctgctATCTCCTCTCAGCTTTTGTGCCCAACGACCTGCACACAAGCTCAGCACAAGAGATTGACGGGAAGCATTAGCAGAGAAGCAGCGCTATTCAAAATCTGCTACTTCCCTCGTAAGACACTCTCTCAGGTCTTACTTATGAAAAAATGTTGCTGTCCATCAGCTGTAGTTTTTATTGAAATAACAGAAAGAGTCTCTTACCTAGCCACTCCCCTGGAATACTTCTCATGCTCTGGTATCTTGAAGAAAGTTTAAGTAGCTGTTAGAAAGGAGTAAGATGTGCAGTCTGGACAGAGATCTGCATACTGTATTTTAGTAGAAATTGAATTTTAGTACCCAGTTATGAACAGATGAAGAGAGATTTACAATGGAAGGGcgtgcagctgcagcagggccagccTTGCCAGCCTGCTGCCGTTAATTCACAGCCAATAGCTCTCTGGAGTCACTCAAAACTTTGGGGGTCAATTCAGATGGCATTTCACTTCAATACAGTCAGTCTTCCAGCACCGTCAGCTTTTGGGATCTGTTTAGAAAATAGCTCCCCTCTCTTGCTCCCTTCCAACATACTTTGGCTTTTTTACCAGAATGCCCACCTTGGAAGTCAGTgctgctcttttttcctctccgACTGTGAATATTTTCACATCAGACAGAAGATAACAACCTTCGGACATACGCCAAGAGCTAGGCTGTGATACAGTTCGTCAAGCCAGGCACAGAACCACCAGCACTGACAATCTAGTACCTCCACACTCCCCACCCAATAAGAAAACGAGCATATCGACACACAGACAAACTTCAACACCGCTTTCCAAATGCCATTAGAAAGACAAAAACGTCAAGAATCAAGCTGAACTGTCCAACCACCACAATGAGCAAAGAGACAGCATCACCTGGTTAGCAGAGCAGCAGTTTCAGCTCCAAATATCCTGGCTTTACTCATTTCCATCTATGTAAAGAAAGATTAGTGTTAAAACAAAGAAGTGCCCACTTCACAGCACAAAGCAGAGATCACCCCAGCTAATTACAAAACAGGTAAGATTAAAAAGCACTAGGTCTTGTATTCTCTTGCCAATTACTTCCTCACTAGGCTAGACAGTCCTCATCTAGCAGCAGTCTGTGGAGTCAAAATATGAATTCAGGCCAAGTCTGGCCCAGACCGTGCCAGTCTTCCTGACCCATCATGGATGCTCCCTAGAAATCTGTTAAAAACTCATTTACAAAAGTAGGCACAGATGTTCTATAGTTGCTACTGAAACACCCTACACACCACTTTCTGTGTTAAAGAATTAATAAAGAGTGTACTGAGGTAAAGAGTTGGCAGTGCTACACTAAAACCCCTGACTATACCATGTGATTTTATACGGGAAAAATGATAAGAGGCTACTTCTAAACTTACAGGCATCAATACAGTTCTCATCACGAGAGATCAGTGCTTGGCTTACACGACAAGCTGCACTGTATGGAGGTGTTATTGCATATAGTGTTTGTGTCTCAAGCTGGCATGCATCAAGTTGTCTATCAACCCAAAATGTACTCCTGAAAATCTGATGACACAAGCAAGGCAAAGTCAGGTGTCAAAACTCATTGCTTGAAAACCAGAGGGACCTTTTACAGAAATCTTGTAGTTCCATGCAGCAGAATTATATTCTTCCAGGAGAACTAGAGGTACATACGTAGAAAAGACTCCAAAACATGAATAGCCACAAAGACAGCCATCTAAAGGTAGCAAAGGGCTTGTTTGCCAAAATGATATTCTGTGGAAGGTAGTTGTCTGTCACTAAAGAAAGCTGCTAGTTTCTTCAGTGGTTCCATGTctgttcttttaatttctttaattctaCAGTTCTTTGCAGATTACAGTAACCAGGACTGGTGAATACCCaggggggatggggacagcaggatAGGGGGACAAcacatggacaggctggaacaCACTTTTCAAATGCACCATTTTTCATGCCAAAAACTACTTTAGCTATCCTAGTAGAATTACATTTTTCCCTGCAGTGCCACATACAGATGAGCCCTTCCTACTCCATTTCACTACAGTTTTTTTGCCGTTACTTTCTCTACTCTTCTTGGCTGAGGTTCAGGCTTTAGTTGGCTCAGAAAGCCTATAAACAGTCATCTTCAGCAGCTTTTTCATGCTTGTAACTGCCTAGTTTTAGGTTTTACatagcagtatttaaaaaaaacactgaatatATTATCAAGTTAATACGTCAAATAATCTATGCTGCCATGTTAAATAAAATAAGATCAATTCTTTGTATAAAACTGGAAGCATCTTTCAGTTGTAGTGTAAAGTTGAGTGGCCAGTAATTTCCATTCCATAATCAATATTAATTCGGTTTCAACATTAAGAATTATTTAATTCCTTCAAAGTGACAACTGCCTATTAAATATATCACTTACAGAAAactgttcttcctttttaattCCAATTCACCATGTCACTGTGTAATGCCATCTAAGAACTGTTCGGAGAATGACAGCACTGCAATCCAAAGGAATGGTACTGATTGACATGCTGTATTAGCTTAAAGTCTGTTTTGAGGGCAACAAATTCAAAGTAGTGTTTGATAAATGACTGCCATTTAGGTAGTTTTTCTACTTAAGCTGCAAGATTACGTCAGTCTCTCCTGCAGGCACATACTTCAAGCACTTCCTCTCTTTGTCCTTCCGAGAGACAGCCCACAACCCCTTTGCAGACCCCACCGCTGGTCACTGACCTGCGGCTGTCAGAGGAGGGACAGCGAGaggctggatttttcttttttttagcgtAGTTTTTCAAGGTCTCCATCTGATTATCATCCTGCCTGTGACCCATTTCCTGACTCGCCAAATGAACAATACCCctataaaattaacaaaaaaaatatgttctCTCCAGCTGTGTTTACCTGCAAAATTCTCCAGGATGTCAAAATAAAGTTTTCTATTTGTTTCTTGTGAAAGGACTAAGCAACCGACCAAGCCCGTCCTGAGATGTTTGTACAACCTAACCTACCTAAGTTCTGCTTTAGTAACTAACTGTTTTACCATACTGTGATTCTCTGGCTTTATCATACTACAGAGCTTaccttgaaaaaaacccacacacaaaccCCTTCAGTTGTGGCAAGAAGTGGAGTGTATTTTGCAGAGAAAGCTCCCACttcaaaaaaaagtcctttttacTCACGGGCCAGATCCTCTGCGAACTTGAGAAGTGCTTGACTTTTGCAAGCAGCGTTTCCTGATCTTGGGTTCCTGGTGTGAACCATCACTATCAAAGTTTGACAGAACACAGAGCCTACAGAGTCCAACTACTGATTTTCATCCACAGTCTACAGCATCACGCTTAGGCCCATGTCATCAATAAAAATCAGAAAGGCAATAATTGGTCTGAGGTGATCAAACCAGTTTCCTAAAACTCTGACTTAGTGTGCAAAACTGCCatatcatacaaaaaaaaaaaaacaaccacaccaTGCTGAAGAGCTCAATATGAGATATCTCATGCTGCTTCTTTTCCAGGTGTAGATTAAATTACTTAATATATTAAGTTGCATTATTAGCTCTGTTCAGAGTTTTAAATCCATAATGTGACTAAGGATAGGAAACCATGGATGAGcatgaagagaaaaacagaacaggaaaTTCCATGCTATGCCTCCCAGGTAAAACTACAGTAGACTCAGACATAAAACTGAGGTAATTCTTGAGAAGAAAATACAGTTGAAAAGGAATGTTTAACTTATTTGAGATAACAAGCATAGTATCAACCCATCTAGAAAATTTAGTGAAAGAATAAAGCTCACAGCAAACTAGAAAATGAAGTCAAGTCAACCTAGAAGTCAGGTCAGCCCACAACTGCCTCCTCTTTCCCAGTGTCTTGTGTGAAGTGGAAACCACTACCAAGAACtccacaaatatctgaaggcttTGAAAACAGTCTTAGTCTTCAGACAAACAAACGGGCTAGGTTAGAGAAACCAACCTGATACGATGAGTAAACTTGTTCGCATCACTGTGTTGAAACATTTACCTTTTCAAATGTAATAATCTTTAGTGTTTCCCCCCATCTGAATATTAGAGTCACGTAACATTTTTCCCCTTCAAGGTTAAAAATGAATAAGTATTTAAGATAGAGTTGGTCCTGGCAAAAATAAGACTTGTTACAAGGAAGCTAATTCCTGTTTAACTGTGCTCAAATTTCAGTTAGATTTCGCCATCTGCAGCTTTTCAGTTGTTCTTACCTCGATACCGTGCGCGTTACATAGCACCGAAATAGCCGCATCTTTTCCACTCTGAAGCCTGCACAAAGAAAGCCAAGAGACTGCCACATTAGGAAACTACATAAATACCAATATGAACATCTGCAAGCTTCAGAGGGGAAGCAAGATTCCAGATTTTATCCAAATTAACATGAAAGGATAACggaacaggactttttttttgacCACATTTCCCGTGGGACTACCAGCCGAAGTAGAATGTTGCTTGTTTTGACATGCCATTACAGGCTCAAAGGGGATAAGAACTCCAGGGAATCTGCTGACTTTTAACGGGTACAAACAGCCCTTCAGGTTTTATTCTTGGATAAAAACTATGACAAAAATTGCACAGTAAACTATGTTTCAAAGTTACCTAAAGGACAGCACTACAATGTTGATATAAAAGGCAGATCTTCAGTTAGTCCATGTACCCCACTGTAGTAGAAAAAAATCCGATGTGTCTGTACACAAAAAAGGCACCCGGCAGTTAGTTACACAGATTGAAAGCTAGGAAATTAACAGTTCTTATCAACATTATTCATAGCCTCTTGCAGTTTTACACTCCAACCGTTGCCCAAAATGGGCAACTCCCAACTTGACTGTACTCAGAATTACATGCACATTACTATAGGCTAAAGATCCCATCAAGACAGAGATTAAAGGCTAATTTTACAGCCAGGTCTCGCTGTCCAAGTACATCAGTGCAGATGTAGAACTGGGATCTCTAAGGTGTTCAGCCTTCCTATACGGTCAGCTGTTGGGAACTAATCAAGCAGCTGCTGTACTACCAAAACCTTTGCTTAAGGGTTTAATCAGCTTTCAAACTTTTGAATATAGATAAAGCCCTGTCACACGAGGTACTGAACCTTCATAAACACTGCCAACTGCAGGGGTGAGAACAGCGCTGAATTTCCATGAAGTGCATCTCACTTGAGCACCCACTGTGCAGATACACAGTCAGGTCCTCTGGCACAGGCTGCTTCACCAAGGAAATCAGTTTTCCCATGATGTTACCCTTCACACATAGTGCAAAATCAACCCTTCTCCGTATCACCAAGGCCTTAACTTCCCATCAAATTTACTCCAACACGGGTTGTCTTATACAGTTTTAGACTTTTGCCTCAGGAGACTCACGCAAAACCTTCAGACAAAAGCTGTGCTTCCGCCTTGATACGTGGACTCCAGACCCCTGGCAAAGTTGAACACGCACACAAGATCTGGTTATATTCCTCAGGGTTAAGAACGGAACTTCCATTAACATTCTCCAATACAGCTGCCAATCTCACTACATTTCGATTAGTTTGATCGATTCAGCACCTCCAAACTACAAGAAAAGGCAGTTTGTACGACAAGTGTCTCTGAAAAATGAGCATATTCATTTAAAACAATGCGTCTTCCACACATGGTttttcagagatttcttttttgtaaGAAGGCAGAAGGTGGTTGTGTTATTATTCAGCATTCCAAACTAGGTACAGAACCTACAACGCCCATATTTCAGTAGTGTTTCTAATCCAAATGATTCAGTAGCTAACATCAACGTTTGACTCCTTCGGCCTATAGCTCCTCTGTTTGGACTGGCTAGTTACAGCATTCCTGAGCCAAGTAATTAGCATGGGTCCCACACCACATGCAAGGGCCATAAAGAAAGGATAAAAACTTTGATCGAACCCTCCGGCAAATTTTAACAGAACATCGGCTGCTCTCCTTCACTGCAACATAATATCCTTCAGATTCTCTTGAAGGATTGTGTCCTTCACGGCATGAAATACAAAGCGGATGTTTTCAGTGTCTATGGCAGTGGTGAAGTGATGGAAGAGCGGCTTACTACGGTTTCTCCTCTTTCTGTCAAAGCACTGCACCAGATAACGTTGAACGTCTTCTAGCCTGTGAGGGTCGCCTTTGAAGTCCGAGAAATACTTCTTAATGCTCACAGTCTTTACCTTCTCCACAAGAAGATCCATCTTGTTGAGGAACAGGATAATAGAAACATTAAAGAAAAGCTTGTTATTGACTATTGTCTCAAAGATATTCATGGACTCCACAAGTCTATTTGTGCGCCTGTCTTCCATGAGAACCTGATCGTACTCACTGGAGGAGACCATAAACAAAATTGAAGTTATTCCATCAAAGCACTGGAACCACTTTTGACGCTGAGATCTCTGTCCACCTACATCCACCATCTTGaaaggtatttttttaatgatgaaatCATGCTCTACTATCCCCTTGGTGGCTTTTCTAGCCAACAAAATATCTTGTTTGCTGGGGAAATAATTCtgtaaaagaaaggagaaaagtgtCAAAAAAGTCCTTCAAAAAGGCTGGCTAATGGCAGAATATTGAagtgatatgaaaaaaaaaaatcaacaagagctgtaatttttttaattatcaaGTGCAGAACAAATACTCAACTTTAAAATAACGAACTGTTGACCATTTATCTCAACACATTGGTAAACAGCTACAGAAGATCCTGAGACATATGAGAAAAAGATATAGGACTAATGCACTGGTTCACATTTTTATCCTTCAAGCGTCTCATTTTTAGGCTGAAGTCTATTTTTTCATGATGAAGTTCTTAGCGACAGTGTTATTGGCATTCAGGTAGTGTTCAGTAAAGCAGATCAAGTAATCACTGAAaggacttttttgttgttttgtttttttgttgttgttttttttttttttaatctagcttTTCACAGTTCATTACTCTTACAAAGGACATCTTGCAAGTTTTAGTGGAAATATTTCTTCCAGTTTCATGCTCCATGACCAGTGAGTACAGCAACATGTTCTACCACAGGTTGAGGCCCAACCCACCACTGTAGAAAGATTTGTTCTTCAGAAGTTTATCACTCTTACAATTTAGGAAAATCatctcccttctttctcctcaAAGTCTCCTGACAGATATTTCCATTACACTTTTTGAATCCTAAGAGTGctagtaatttttatttcataaggTTTAACTCTGCTACCTTAAGTAGCACCAGCTATCCGATCATCATGAAAAATGAATGAGATCCAGAGACTGCGTAAAAGGACTTACAAAAGAAAATATGTGCATAAATACAACTTCcataaacaatatttgttgtcTGTCAAAAACGATTAAGCAAATACTAAGCTTCAGTTTCACAAGGCTGGAGTTCACTATTTCTAGAGAAAGAACATTGAAGTTACTGAAtgcattattatttaaaaaaacccaaaccaaaccagaaccCAAGAAACATTAATCACAGTACACCCAGGCTTCCATTCTCTCTTTGAGCTCTCTGGGTTCAGAAATAGAAGGTACATCTTACCAGCTGACCGATCCGATCCAGGTTATCCAGGAAGTATTTCACCGATTCACCCTGTGGAAAAGCAAAGAGACAGGAACTGAGCTTGTTTCTAGGATAGCAACTTATATACCGTTATATATTAACAACTATAGCCTTTTCACTTTCCAGCATGCGCTGAGGTCTGACAGAGCAATATCACAAGTGCAAGCTTAGACAGCATTCTGATATGCTTCAGGAGCTGGAACAACAGAACTACTACATGGCTTAACTCACACGAGCTGCTGATAATGAAGCGGAGCTGCCATAATATACTACGGATGTGTAGGTAAGGCAGTATTTCTCCTACAAGCAATTTTCTGTTCGTTCTAGAAAAATCAAAGTTGAGCAGGAATCTGAATAAATGCTCAAATCTATCTAGTAAATATTCACAATGAAAAGGGACTGGTAAAATTAGTCCTTTGGCTTGAAGTATtaggttttttcctccttgtacGATGAATGCAGTTAACTGACACTGTGTGGGAGTGAAAATGAAACTCATTTATAAGAAAccaatgtattttatttaaaattcataaCAGTGAACAAAAGCATACCCTAGACTCGTTGGCATatctttagaaaaacaaaagactTCAGTCACCCACAATTTGTGATAATTTAAGATAGACTtgcttgtcaaaaaaaaaaaaaaaggaacattaacATTCTCAAGGACTTTCTCGTCTACAGATAGTTTCCACTCTTAGGCTCGAGAGTGTTAATAATGGATTTGCTCATCTTGCACAAAATCCTTTAGCAGTTATATTGAGAAGAATATAGGCAATGTTTACAAAGAAAAtttaatctgccttttttttggggggtggggtgtgtttgttttttttttttgtgtgttttattttttcttttaaacaagttTGCCCATGTATCAAACTCAAATCAAGTGCCACTTTGCATTAGTGGACACAAGAAGCCCTGCACATACTTTTTGGAGGTAATAACATTGTTTCCATATAGACTCAGACTTTAATTCTGGAATGAAACCGTCTTTGGCAAAAGCCCGTTCTCCCTCAAACACTTCCCTTTCATTTCTTCAGATGAAGATGATCTGTTTAGCAAGAAAGTATTCTTCGCTGTTTAGGATGTGTCTTGCAGTTGCAGCCATGTCATAAGAACGATAATATGGAAAATCCTGTGGCCTTTTAGTAATTTCAGGCAGCAAAACACATTACACGTACCGCAGATCAGAGCCATGTCAGTAAACCATGACAGCAGGTGCCCTCACCAAGTTACTAACTCAGAATGAGAACATTCTCAAAATATCATCTTGGATTCCAACAGCAATATAAATTCTGAAACCATACATTCTCCTCTATACCACAGGCTTGAGAGAGCACAACAGAATTATTCCCCTCCAGTACAACTGTAAACAGATGCCAGCACAACCGATCATTTTGCAGAATCAGACTGGAGATCAGAGGGTTCGGTGTCCTGTACAAGCGCACGCTTTCAGCACAAGGCACAGACAAAAAGGAGCTGCAGCTCATTTCCTTACATTTAAAACTAGAAGTGTCTTTTTCATCAAGGAGAGAGAACACACCTATTTGCAAAAAACCACCATGTATGACAAAAGATCTACAGTGGATcgctagcaaaaaaaaattactgcggGGAAAATGTTTCCAAAGAACAATTGCTCTAAGAGCTTCCTTACAATCATGAATTTTCATAAGGTGAAagtaatttcctgtattttttggCACTCCGTTGGATCAGCAGAGATATCACAGACTGCATGAATAAGAGAAAAGGTCTTCCTGTACAGCATTAGTCATATTTAGGAGACGGGAGagcccaaaaagaaaaaggtcatTGAAGCTACAAAAACCCCTTCTTTATCTGTTGTGCTTTGTGCTACACGGTGCCTTTAGATGTGCACCAAGGCTGCAAACGGGCCGTCTCCGACACAGCTTGTCCCCATTTTGTACCCAGCTGCTTTAAGAGTCCTTGCCTTGTCCGTACACCCTCCCACGCTGAGCGCAGGAAGCAGCTGTGTGCATGTGAACTGCCGGGACACCCCAGCAAGTTCACCTGATTTACggcttctgcctcccctctttCCTGCCCCGCACATCCATCAGGTTAATGTTTTGCACATATATAAGAAGGTAAGAAAAtaacctaattaaaaaaaaaaacaatacacgTTCATTTCTGCAGTGATTTAGGGAAACTGGACTGCTCTAGTTTGTTATACATCGCTGTAGCATTGCCATTAAGCCACGTAATTCATTCCGGGAAGTTTTCAGCAGTAATTGCAAAACACTTGGATAGCTGGGTAACCAAGTCAGGTTGCTGGAACAGGTGCAAACACCCTGCACGCGGTCTGACAGATCTGAAGACATCTGAATAGTCTCTTCTAGCACAGAATTCAAAGACATCCAGTACTTAAGTCAAAATATCTGTTTCCAGTCAAAACAACAAATCCCTGAGAAGCTCCAGAGGGTTTGAAGTTAAGACAAGCTCCAAACATTAAAGCACACAAACCTGAAGGGAGGGAAAACGAAAAAAGACAACCCACAGCAAACCCTACCAAGCCCCACACTCCGACCCCCCTACTTTAAAGCTGATTCCCTGTTTAAGTCCTGTGATTCAGTTCCTGCTCCAAAGACTTCTTGAGTAACCTTGCTCTACATTTTAGTCTGATTCACAGAAAACGCGGTGGCTTCTGGGAAGCGTGCCGGGAATTTCAGttcagggagcaggcagcacagcacaACTGCGGGCGGCACCAGCTGACTTGATGAATAACACGTAATgtatttaaatgagaaaaatatggaAAGTCCAGGTGTTAGGACTGATTTGCATTAGTACTCTTAAGCAGAATAACTGTATTAACTGaacatttcttcatcttttaattttttccttgtcATCCAGGGAGAATAGATAGCAATGTTAATTAGATCTAGAAGTCAAATTTATTTAGCTTTATCTCAAGCTGCACTTGAATACAATTCTGAATTCCATTGATAAATTATTATTTATGCAACGCTATCTGGGTATTATACACACATATAAACATGCGTGTGTATCTGTGTGTATGCGTAtaagaaatacacacacacaaagagtttATGAATTGTCCATCACGGCAGGTTTTCCATTCAAGGCAAATTATTATCAAAATAAAGAAGTATCAGCTGCTCCTCTCATGTTAAACTACTTTCTTCTCTTGAAGACACTGACCATAAaaaagttggtttgtttttttcagtgtaaattCTTAGTGTTTCTCCAAAGCCATCTAGCCATTCAACTACATCCAAAAATATTCGCAATTGATTCATCAGATACTAAAAGTATCTTTACACAGATTAATGACTTCAATCGCAGTATTTTAATGGttctagtgaaaaaaaatattttgaacataGCAGCAAGGAAGCAGCAAAATAGAAATGAAAGCCATTAAAGTTATTTGTACTATATTTATGTACCTAAAGATAATCACATCATGGTGTGttcacttaaaaaacaaacaaaagaggtCCAGTTCAGATGTGTCAATCTTTTACAGGCTGGCGTGTCAAGAAAAGCTGTGTCAGCTCAAGCAACTTCCTCAGTCAACTACATTCATAGAAGACTGCTGAGCTTCTGTCTTTTCAGATTTAAAGACTCAGATCTTCTTGAATTTCCTTGTTAGTACactatttgcttttaaaaaatattctaacaATATTCATAAACAATATTCTTAAAATCTGAAAGACATTATTTCATTTGAACCGTCACAGTACTTAAATAGAAGGCACCATTCTGTCAGTCACAGCAAAGGATGTCAGTGAAGCACGCCtgtactgatttttttgttgttatttttaactaAGTGTCTATGAGTATATTTCACATTTGAAAGTTGTATCAACAAAGCCTGAGATGACCATTGTCTATTTTGCTGTTGACACAAACCAgctagctgcctttttttttttcttctcatcctcctTGATAATAAACCAAGATGTCAAGATGCTGTCTTCCATCCACGCCCTGTGCTTTCCGGGATGGGACGGGGAGGGGAAACGAGTGACCACTCAGTTATGAATTTTACATAATTCAGATACTCCTTTTTAGTACACCAGAGCACAGTGTAGACCATTAGTCTTCCTTAACTTCTCGCTCACCACACAAGAGTTACCACAAACGCTCGGATGATTCATTCTCTCACTGCTAAtctcttctccctctgcaatACACGTCCTCTGAGTAACAGTTCTGCCAACTGGGACCACGCGAGGGAAGAAGAGATGCTGTTCCCATTGTTCAGCAGGATGAGTCACTGCACATCTGGGAACTGGGGGAATCAAGAA
This window harbors:
- the GNA12 gene encoding guanine nucleotide-binding protein subunit alpha-12, translating into MSGVVRTLSRCLLPAEATGRAGEQPRRESKERSRDAEREARRRSREIDAMLARERRAVRRLVKILLLGAGESGKSTFLKQMRIIHGREFDQKALLEFRATIYENILKGCRVLVDARDKLGIPWQYTENEKHGMFLMAFENKAGMPIEPATFQLYVPALGALWRDSGIKEAFSRRSEYQLGESVKYFLDNLDRIGQLNYFPSKQDILLARKATKGIVEHDFIIKKIPFKMVDVGGQRSQRQKWFQCFDGITSILFMVSSSEYDQVLMEDRRTNRLVESMNIFETIVNNKLFFNVSIILFLNKMDLLVEKVKTVSIKKYFSDFKGDPHRLEDVQRYLVQCFDRKRRNRSKPLFHHFTTAIDTENIRFVFHAVKDTILQENLKDIMLQ